Proteins found in one Brachypodium distachyon strain Bd21 chromosome 5, Brachypodium_distachyon_v3.0, whole genome shotgun sequence genomic segment:
- the LOC100842192 gene encoding uncharacterized protein LOC100842192, producing the protein MASSSAAAVSCRFLSPLATTSRTLLSSTLPTAATSRRRLLLSTTTPTICAAAMAVSSKAGPASFKVVDSHLHVWASPLQAADKYPYFPGQEATLRGDVDFLLECMDEAGVEGALIVQPINHMFDHSLVTSVLKKYPSKFMGCCLANPADDGSGIKQLEHLIVQEKYRAVRFNPNLWPSGQKMTNEVGRSLFAKAGELGAPVGIMVMKGISSYIQEIEELCTDYPETTVIFDHMAFCKPPTNDDEEKAFSSFLNLSRFPQVYVKYSALFRISREAYPYEDTSQLLSRVISSYGANRIMWGSDFPYVVPECGYKGAKEAISHVLGNIALSSSDLEWILGKTVSQLFHGAWVTP; encoded by the exons ATGGCCTCCTCATCAGCTGCGGCCGTCTCCTGCAGGTTTTTGTCCCCGCTAGCCACGACCTCCCGCACTCTGCTCTCATCTACCCTGCCCACAGCCGCGACATCGAGGAGGAGGCTGCtcctctccaccaccacccccaccATTTGCGCCGCTGCCATGGCCGTCTCCAGCAAGGCGGGCCCCGCTTCTTTCAAGGTCGTGGACTCCCACCTTCACGTCTGGGCGTCACCCCTGCAG GCTGCCGATAAGTACCCGTATTTCCCGGGCCAGGAGGCGACGCTCCGGGGTGATGTGGACTTCTTGCTCGAG TGTATGGATGAAGCTGGAgtcgaaggtgcacttattgTTCAACCAATCAATCATATGTTTGATCACTCTTTAGTGACTAG CGTGTTGAAGAAATATCCATCAAAATTCATGGGCTGCTGCCTCGCAAATCCGGCAGATGATGGGAGTGGAATTAAACAGCTTGAACATCTTATTGTGCAA GAAAAATACCGTGCTGTCCGATTCAACCCAAACTTATGGCCTTCAGGTCAAAAG ATGACCAATGAGGTCGGGAGATCATTATTTGCTAAGGCTGGAGAACTTGGAGCGCCTGTTGGAATAATGGTGATGAAG GGTATCAGTTCGTATATTCAGGAAATAGAGGAGCTGTGTACGGATTATCCTGAGACTACGGTTATTTTTGATCATATGGCTTTCTGCAAGCCACCAAC GAATGATGATGAAGAGAAGGCATTCTCTTCATTTCTGAACCTGTCCAGATTCCCGCAG GTTTACGTCAAATACAGTGCTCTTTTCCGGATCTCAAGAGAAGCCTATCCATATGAGGACACGTCTCAGCTTCTTTCTCGTGTGATCTCCAGCTACGGAGCCAATCGAATAATGTGGGGAAG TGACTTCCCCTATGTCGTTCCTGAATGTGGCTACAAAGGAGCAAAGGAGGCAATCTCTCATGTCTTGGGCAACATAGCTCTTTCTTCATCGGATTTGGAGTGGATCTTAGGCAAAACAGTGAGCCAGCTATTCCATGGTGCATGGGTTACTCCATGA